Proteins from a genomic interval of Lacticaseibacillus pabuli:
- the mreC gene encoding rod shape-determining protein MreC, which translates to MQKFFSNKRLIVLMVAFLVCVGLISASVLVRNRRNTPPLVQQVGNDAVGLVGTVVDAPANAVSNGLDDVANLLNTYSENERLKSQLDGLAQTKVQNQALRRENKQLKQELKLNATLTDYGTIDAAVKARSTSNWRNILIIDKGAVSGIRKNMPVMSDAGIIGRIVEVNQTNSKVELISTDNDAANRFAAQVVVDNKTINGVITGYQTSTGELIMGQMSTTLNLKKGAKVYTSGLGGLTPKGLLIGTVQAIKKDDYGLANTAYLKPAGNLNDVSVVSVVKRTIGGD; encoded by the coding sequence ATGCAAAAATTTTTCTCAAACAAACGCCTGATTGTCCTGATGGTCGCCTTCTTGGTCTGTGTGGGCCTGATTTCAGCGTCCGTGCTTGTTCGTAACCGGCGCAACACACCGCCATTGGTCCAGCAGGTCGGCAACGATGCTGTTGGTCTCGTGGGGACTGTGGTGGATGCACCGGCAAATGCGGTTAGCAACGGGCTCGACGACGTTGCCAATTTGCTGAACACCTATTCAGAAAATGAGCGACTCAAGAGCCAGCTGGACGGTCTCGCCCAAACCAAGGTGCAAAACCAGGCGTTGCGGCGTGAAAATAAACAATTAAAACAAGAGTTGAAACTCAATGCGACCCTGACCGATTACGGCACGATTGATGCTGCGGTGAAGGCACGCTCGACTAGTAACTGGCGCAACATCCTGATTATCGATAAGGGTGCTGTGTCTGGGATCCGCAAGAACATGCCTGTCATGTCCGATGCCGGTATCATTGGCCGAATTGTTGAAGTGAACCAAACGAACTCCAAGGTTGAGCTGATTAGTACCGATAACGACGCGGCAAACCGTTTTGCCGCACAGGTTGTGGTCGACAACAAGACCATTAACGGGGTCATTACCGGCTACCAGACGTCAACCGGTGAGTTAATCATGGGGCAAATGTCCACGACGCTGAACCTGAAGAAGGGTGCCAAGGTCTACACATCTGGACTTGGTGGCCTGACACCGAAGGGCCTGCTCATTGGGACCGTCCAAGCGATCAAGAAGGATGACTATGGTCTGGCAAACACAGCCTACCTGAAACCTGCTGGCAACCTCAACGATGTTTCCGTGGTTAGTGTTGTGAAGCGGACCATCGGGGGTGACTAG
- a CDS encoding rod shape-determining protein, producing MFGLGTKNIGIDLGTANTLVYVEGKGIVVREPSVVARNTQTGEIVAVGAEARDMIGRTPVSIKAIRPMKDGVIADYDTTAAMLKYFMERALGTNGHPYVMVCVPSGVTEVEKRAVIDAAKVAGARDAYVIEEPYAAAIGAGLPVMDPTGSMVVDIGGGTTDVATISLGGIVSSRSIRVAGDKLDESIMNYVRQHYNLLIGSRTAEEIKMAIGSASTEEAEKLDDMTVRGRDLLSGLPHSVEIKATDVTDAIKESIDAIIAAIKETLEETSPEIAADVIDHGIVLTGGGAMLRSLADVISDATKVPVFIAQDPLDCVAKGTGESLKNIDVMKKR from the coding sequence TTGTTTGGATTAGGGACAAAAAATATCGGAATTGACCTGGGGACAGCGAATACCCTGGTATATGTTGAAGGTAAGGGAATCGTTGTGCGTGAGCCTTCTGTGGTTGCCCGCAACACCCAAACGGGCGAAATTGTGGCTGTAGGGGCTGAAGCGCGTGACATGATTGGTCGCACGCCAGTTTCTATCAAAGCAATCCGGCCGATGAAGGACGGGGTTATTGCCGACTACGACACCACCGCAGCGATGCTCAAATACTTTATGGAACGGGCGCTTGGCACAAATGGCCATCCGTACGTAATGGTTTGTGTGCCTAGCGGTGTTACTGAAGTTGAAAAACGTGCCGTGATTGATGCGGCGAAGGTTGCGGGTGCCCGTGATGCTTATGTCATCGAGGAACCATACGCGGCCGCTATTGGTGCGGGTTTGCCCGTCATGGATCCAACCGGTAGCATGGTTGTTGATATTGGTGGTGGGACCACTGATGTTGCAACGATTTCTCTGGGCGGGATTGTTTCCAGCCGTTCCATCCGTGTTGCGGGTGACAAGCTGGACGAATCCATCATGAATTATGTCCGTCAGCACTACAATCTGCTGATTGGCTCCCGGACTGCTGAAGAAATTAAGATGGCCATCGGGTCCGCTTCGACTGAAGAGGCCGAAAAGCTCGATGACATGACCGTTCGAGGTCGCGACCTCCTGTCTGGCTTGCCACACAGTGTTGAAATCAAGGCAACCGACGTGACGGATGCCATCAAGGAAAGCATTGATGCGATTATTGCCGCAATCAAGGAAACCCTTGAAGAGACGTCACCTGAAATTGCTGCCGACGTTATCGACCACGGGATTGTATTGACTGGGGGCGGCGCAATGCTCCGCAGCCTGGCCGATGTCATTTCGGACGCAACTAAAGTGCCGGTATTTATTGCTCAGGATCCTCTGGACTGTGTTGCCAAGGGGACTGGCGAATCCCTGAAGAACATCGACGTCATGAAGAAGCGTTAA
- a CDS encoding JAB domain-containing protein, whose translation MTSQIETNAHWQATAARATPGELLAELLMVNKLYSPAASRSLLTRFPQLEGLALADTATLAALPHVGSQRATLITAALAFATCTLQQTTVAHDQVFSSEQIGQHLSQRYAGIKQEQLIVFYLNVKNRIISEEVVAMGTIESSAVDLRVILRRALLLGASRLVLSHNHPSGDCAPSSQDESLTESLRVSSQMIGVELLDHLVVGGNDYVSFREKGLL comes from the coding sequence ATGACATCACAAATTGAAACCAATGCACACTGGCAGGCGACCGCGGCCCGAGCGACGCCTGGCGAATTACTGGCCGAACTACTCATGGTGAACAAATTATATTCGCCCGCCGCCAGCAGGTCCTTACTGACACGTTTCCCGCAATTGGAGGGCCTCGCGCTTGCGGACACAGCGACATTAGCCGCATTACCACACGTTGGCTCGCAGCGGGCGACTTTAATCACGGCGGCGTTGGCCTTTGCCACGTGCACCCTGCAGCAAACTACCGTCGCGCATGACCAAGTGTTTAGTTCCGAACAAATCGGTCAGCACCTCAGCCAACGTTATGCGGGCATTAAACAAGAACAGCTGATTGTGTTTTACTTGAATGTAAAGAACCGCATCATTTCAGAAGAAGTGGTCGCGATGGGGACAATTGAATCCAGTGCCGTCGATTTGCGTGTCATTTTGCGGCGCGCATTGCTCCTCGGGGCCAGTCGATTAGTACTCAGCCATAATCACCCGAGCGGCGATTGTGCACCGAGTAGCCAGGATGAAAGCCTGACTGAAAGTTTGCGGGTCAGCAGTCAAATGATTGGCGTTGAGCTCCTGGACCACCTTGTCGTTGGCGGCAATGACTATGTTTCCTTTCGTGAAAAGGGCCTGCTTTAG
- a CDS encoding bifunctional folylpolyglutamate synthase/dihydrofolate synthase: MEFTSYDEALTHIHALPRLKRTNTRDELRAVLATLGHPERVGHYIHVTGTNGKGSTSNAIAHILAAAGCTVGLFTSPFIMRFNERIQLDNQPVSDELIRDAAGRVQTAIDQLRAENPDFYLKEFEFVTCMAFVIYADAKTDVNVIEVGIGGEHDSTNVITPEVSVITNVALDHMEILGDTIGKIAHEKSGIIKPGVPAVVGRLKPEALEQVQARCQETGSKLEVCGVDFAAKGTPDAKDFGEKLSYKDADGRLGGLFFPLLGDYQADNAAIAIRAAKLFAKRIIWQLNTGEIRRGLAAAKWPVRLERVSTEPTIILDGAHNPDGFSHVLAQVKRLHPDHLTIIAGILADKALTQMLGMLKKADADIILTTVPYNPRAASADDYREAGATDWPVLDWHEALAYAMHADAEGTILIMGSLYLVSAVRQELLADK, from the coding sequence ATGGAATTCACAAGTTACGATGAGGCTTTGACGCACATTCACGCACTGCCCAGACTGAAGCGCACGAATACGCGGGATGAATTGCGTGCGGTGCTGGCGACCCTGGGCCATCCGGAACGGGTGGGGCACTACATTCACGTCACCGGGACCAATGGCAAGGGGTCAACGAGCAACGCGATTGCCCACATTTTGGCGGCAGCCGGGTGCACGGTTGGCTTATTCACCTCGCCCTTCATCATGCGGTTCAACGAGCGAATTCAACTGGACAATCAGCCCGTTTCCGATGAGTTGATTCGCGACGCTGCGGGACGTGTGCAGACTGCGATTGATCAGTTGCGCGCGGAGAACCCCGATTTTTACTTGAAGGAATTTGAATTTGTGACTTGCATGGCCTTTGTCATCTACGCGGATGCCAAGACTGATGTGAACGTCATCGAAGTCGGCATCGGCGGCGAGCACGACTCGACCAACGTGATTACGCCCGAAGTTTCCGTCATCACCAATGTGGCACTGGATCACATGGAGATTTTGGGGGACACCATTGGTAAGATTGCCCACGAAAAATCGGGCATCATTAAGCCAGGGGTGCCCGCAGTGGTTGGCCGCCTCAAGCCCGAAGCCCTCGAGCAAGTTCAGGCCCGCTGCCAAGAAACGGGTAGCAAGCTAGAAGTCTGCGGTGTCGACTTTGCGGCGAAGGGAACGCCTGACGCCAAGGACTTCGGCGAGAAGCTGTCCTACAAAGACGCTGACGGGCGGCTGGGCGGTTTGTTCTTCCCGCTACTAGGGGACTACCAGGCCGATAATGCCGCGATTGCGATTCGGGCAGCAAAACTCTTTGCCAAGCGGATCATTTGGCAACTGAACACAGGCGAGATTCGCCGGGGTCTGGCCGCCGCCAAGTGGCCGGTGCGCTTGGAGCGGGTTAGCACCGAGCCGACAATCATTCTCGATGGGGCGCACAACCCTGATGGCTTCAGTCACGTTTTGGCGCAGGTGAAGCGGCTGCACCCGGATCACCTGACGATTATCGCCGGTATCTTGGCGGACAAGGCACTGACTCAAATGCTGGGGATGCTCAAGAAGGCGGATGCTGACATTATTTTGACCACGGTCCCGTACAACCCGCGTGCCGCCAGTGCGGATGATTATCGCGAAGCTGGCGCGACGGACTGGCCGGTCCTCGACTGGCATGAGGCTCTGGCCTACGCGATGCACGCTGACGCGGAAGGCACCATCCTCATCATGGGATCCCTCTACCTCGTGAGTGCTGTGCGTCAAGAATTATTAGCCGACAAATGA
- a CDS encoding valine--tRNA ligase has product MVVSEELAPKYDPKSVETGRYQQWVEDGVFKPSGDKKAKPYTIVIPPPNVTGKLHMGHAWDTTLQDMIIRQKRMQGFDTLYLPGMDHAGIATQAKVEAKLREQGVTRYDLGRKKFVETVWDWKDEFSKIIRNQWGKLGLSLDYSRERFTLDKGLNEAVRKVFVQLYNEGLIYRGKYIVNWDPQARTALSDIEVIHKDDKGAFYHLIYKFADGTPGGIDIATTRPETLFGDTAVAVNSKDPRYKAFVGKKVIVPGVGREIPIITDQHADMDFGTGAVKITPAHDPNDFQVGLRHNLPQINCMNDDGTMNAEAGKYEGMDRFECRKAVVADLQASGDLTSIEPIVHSVGHSERTGVQVEARLSTQWFVKMAPLAKKLLDNQKTDNKVDFVPDRFEHTLTNWMENIHDWVISRQLWWGHQIPAWYNKKTGEMYVGMEAPEDAENWEQDEDVLDTWFSSALWPFSTLGWPNEEAADYKRYYPTNTLVTGYDIIPFWVARMMFQGLHFTGQRPFEHVLIHGLMRDEQGRKMSKSLGNGIDPIDVIDKYGTDALRWFLANGTTPGQDARFSYTQMDAAWNFINKIWNVSRYVMMNLGDTKADSKPDVASFDLADKWIFSELNKTIASVTAKFDKFEFGEAGRDLYNFIWGEFADWYIEMSKETLTGDDETKKAAKRVNLYYVLDQILRLLHPIMPFVTEKLWLAMPHTGSTIVTAAYPETHAEFDNDDATTEMGHVIELIRAVRNIRNEVNAPLSTPINVIISLNDDSLEAAFTANRAVLDRFLHTKTLTINKSDVPVENVKTAASAVMAGATVYVPLAELIDFDAEIAKLEKNITKLQGEIARVDKKLGNQGFLAKAPESVIDEQKTKKAGFNAELEAAQSRIAELKSAQN; this is encoded by the coding sequence ATTGTCGTGTCAGAGGAATTAGCACCAAAATACGATCCTAAGTCCGTTGAAACTGGCCGCTACCAACAGTGGGTTGAAGATGGCGTCTTCAAGCCAAGCGGCGATAAAAAAGCAAAGCCATATACCATCGTGATTCCACCACCAAATGTTACGGGTAAACTCCACATGGGGCACGCCTGGGACACGACCTTGCAGGATATGATCATTCGTCAAAAGCGGATGCAGGGCTTTGATACCCTCTACCTGCCAGGGATGGACCATGCCGGGATTGCAACGCAGGCCAAAGTCGAAGCCAAGCTGCGTGAACAGGGCGTGACCCGTTACGATTTGGGCCGCAAGAAGTTCGTCGAGACGGTTTGGGACTGGAAGGATGAATTTAGCAAGATTATCCGCAACCAGTGGGGCAAGCTCGGCCTGTCCTTGGACTACAGCCGTGAACGCTTCACGCTCGACAAGGGTCTGAACGAGGCTGTGCGTAAGGTCTTCGTTCAGTTGTACAACGAAGGGCTCATTTACCGCGGCAAGTACATCGTTAACTGGGATCCTCAGGCCCGCACCGCGCTGTCTGACATTGAAGTGATTCATAAGGACGACAAGGGTGCCTTCTACCACTTGATTTACAAGTTCGCAGATGGCACGCCAGGTGGTATCGACATCGCCACCACACGTCCTGAAACCCTGTTTGGGGATACGGCGGTTGCCGTTAACAGCAAGGACCCCCGTTACAAGGCCTTTGTTGGTAAAAAGGTTATCGTGCCCGGCGTTGGTCGCGAGATTCCAATCATCACGGACCAGCATGCCGACATGGACTTTGGGACTGGTGCCGTTAAGATCACGCCAGCACATGACCCGAATGACTTCCAGGTTGGTCTGCGGCATAACCTGCCACAAATCAACTGCATGAACGACGACGGCACGATGAATGCTGAAGCCGGCAAGTACGAAGGCATGGACCGTTTCGAATGCCGTAAAGCCGTTGTGGCAGACCTCCAGGCATCTGGCGATTTGACGTCAATCGAGCCAATCGTCCACTCCGTTGGTCATTCCGAACGGACCGGTGTTCAGGTTGAAGCGCGTCTGTCAACGCAGTGGTTCGTCAAGATGGCACCACTCGCCAAGAAGTTGCTCGACAACCAGAAGACGGACAACAAGGTCGACTTTGTGCCGGATCGTTTCGAGCACACGCTGACCAACTGGATGGAAAACATTCATGACTGGGTTATCTCCCGTCAGCTCTGGTGGGGTCACCAGATTCCTGCTTGGTACAACAAGAAGACCGGCGAGATGTATGTCGGCATGGAAGCACCAGAAGACGCCGAAAACTGGGAACAGGACGAAGACGTGCTGGACACCTGGTTCAGCTCTGCTCTGTGGCCATTTTCAACGCTCGGCTGGCCTAACGAAGAGGCGGCTGATTACAAGCGCTACTACCCAACCAACACGCTGGTTACCGGCTACGATATCATTCCGTTCTGGGTTGCCCGCATGATGTTCCAGGGCCTGCACTTTACCGGCCAACGCCCATTCGAGCACGTCCTCATTCACGGGCTGATGCGTGATGAACAGGGCCGCAAGATGAGTAAGTCCCTGGGTAATGGGATCGACCCAATCGATGTCATCGACAAGTACGGGACCGATGCTTTGCGCTGGTTCCTGGCTAACGGGACAACGCCTGGTCAGGATGCCCGCTTTAGCTACACCCAAATGGACGCCGCGTGGAACTTCATTAACAAAATCTGGAACGTTTCCCGTTACGTCATGATGAACCTGGGTGACACGAAGGCCGACAGCAAGCCTGACGTGGCAAGCTTCGACCTGGCCGACAAGTGGATCTTCTCCGAATTGAACAAGACCATTGCCAGCGTAACCGCTAAGTTTGACAAGTTCGAATTTGGTGAAGCCGGCCGTGACCTGTACAACTTCATTTGGGGTGAGTTCGCTGACTGGTATATTGAAATGAGTAAGGAAACGCTCACGGGCGATGACGAAACCAAGAAGGCCGCTAAGCGTGTCAACTTGTACTACGTTCTCGACCAGATTCTGCGGCTCCTGCACCCAATCATGCCATTCGTAACCGAAAAGCTCTGGCTGGCAATGCCACACACGGGTTCAACCATTGTGACCGCTGCCTACCCTGAAACGCACGCCGAATTTGATAACGACGATGCCACGACCGAAATGGGCCACGTCATCGAACTGATTCGGGCAGTTCGGAATATCCGTAACGAAGTGAACGCGCCATTGTCCACGCCGATTAACGTGATTATTTCGCTGAACGACGACAGCCTGGAAGCGGCCTTCACCGCTAACCGTGCCGTTTTGGACCGGTTCTTGCACACCAAGACACTGACGATTAACAAGTCAGACGTGCCAGTTGAGAATGTGAAGACTGCCGCAAGTGCCGTGATGGCCGGTGCAACGGTATACGTACCGCTTGCTGAACTGATTGACTTTGACGCCGAAATCGCCAAACTCGAGAAGAACATCACGAAGTTGCAGGGTGAGATTGCGCGTGTTGATAAGAAGCTGGGCAACCAAGGCTTCTTAGCAAAAGCACCTGAATCTGTCATCGATGAGCAAAAGACCAAGAAGGCGGGCTTTAACGCCGAACTGGAGGCCGCTCAGAGTCGCATTGCCGAACTCAAATCAGCTCAAAATTAA
- a CDS encoding GGDEF domain-containing protein, with protein MFDWSNWLMELIISTFFISGFFVAYFRVRGWMLGLQKHNPRIHRLRTSFVLTSYICVLIIFCVLAANQDPGNASGYLNWAMFILVTPLLDDGIGPVEFLVRGLITVGLWISEIDLSYSSSLLSVGSLLLLLVVVWVQRGIISKTPILRLGVAAWLSSAFWLTQNQLTSLNVLMNIVMFMIISLFSLLFWSSERLSELERGRLVSQVNQDTLTGAGSYFAFKDYLVTQISMAQQSTQPLAMAMYDLDMFKAVNDTYGHQAGNKMLTAVTHRVQTVLKNSSLPDAHLYRTGGEEFNIVFANAGVRDVQGVCESILDAVRAMTVEWEGETLHITLSMGLTELQPDDAYLNDFYERVDSLLYNSKQSGRDQLTIDGAQLENSTN; from the coding sequence ATGTTTGACTGGTCAAATTGGCTGATGGAATTGATTATTTCGACGTTCTTCATTTCTGGGTTCTTTGTCGCTTATTTCCGTGTACGCGGCTGGATGCTGGGACTGCAGAAACATAATCCACGCATCCATCGCCTACGCACGTCTTTTGTTTTGACAAGCTATATCTGCGTGCTGATTATCTTTTGCGTCTTGGCCGCCAACCAGGATCCGGGCAACGCGAGTGGGTATCTGAACTGGGCGATGTTCATCCTGGTAACGCCGTTGCTCGATGATGGCATTGGTCCGGTAGAATTCTTGGTACGTGGTCTAATCACAGTTGGCCTGTGGATTTCCGAGATTGACCTGAGTTACAGCAGCTCGTTGTTGTCCGTAGGTTCCCTGCTACTGCTACTTGTCGTCGTGTGGGTGCAACGCGGGATTATCAGCAAGACCCCAATCTTGCGGCTCGGCGTTGCGGCCTGGCTGTCCAGTGCTTTTTGGCTGACTCAGAATCAGCTGACAAGCCTCAACGTGCTAATGAATATCGTGATGTTCATGATCATCAGCCTGTTCTCGTTGCTGTTCTGGAGCAGTGAACGCCTGAGCGAATTGGAACGGGGTCGGCTGGTATCGCAGGTCAATCAGGACACGCTGACCGGTGCCGGTAGTTACTTTGCCTTTAAGGATTACCTCGTCACACAGATTTCGATGGCGCAGCAGTCCACCCAGCCACTCGCCATGGCGATGTATGACCTGGATATGTTTAAGGCCGTGAATGATACCTATGGGCACCAGGCCGGTAACAAGATGCTGACCGCAGTCACACACCGCGTGCAAACGGTGCTGAAGAACTCCAGCTTGCCGGATGCACATCTTTACCGCACTGGCGGCGAGGAGTTTAACATCGTCTTCGCCAACGCTGGGGTGCGGGATGTGCAAGGGGTCTGTGAGTCCATTCTGGATGCCGTCCGCGCCATGACCGTCGAGTGGGAAGGTGAGACGCTGCACATTACGCTCTCGATGGGGCTCACCGAATTACAGCCGGACGACGCTTACCTGAATGATTTTTACGAACGCGTCGACAGTTTGCTTTATAACTCGAAACAGTCTGGCCGCGACCAGCTAACCATTGATGGCGCACAACTAGAAAATTCCACAAATTAA
- a CDS encoding peptide ABC transporter substrate-binding protein, giving the protein MNKRLIAGITLAAGIISTVGIGGYLRMPKNDINTGHADVFRTSTAMPIETTDPARYSALDTSNILSALSVGLYTTDSAGNAVPAMADGSPSVSKDGRDYTFKLQNDYRWNDGSPVTADDYVYAWQRAVDPRSHARYASRLDILDNAAAIRNGTMSPDKLAVSAPNATTLKFKLTAPEPYLKEYLAATIFQPVSRSFGERVGFDYGSSDRKVLSNGPFTIAQWSGPKDKHWELKRNPYYPHHASIGMRQIHFRVLTQAAALQRYRAHQLDTVLLTPNELPRFKGNRDLHSVRTESTAYLFFNSQSGPTANVHVRRAMATGFDKRLLTLSKLADGSEPLNGLIPSGLMRTTRGEDYRTATGNLMQYDTVYAAQQWALAQKALGHRKITLTLNIADNPVATTTATFMQSQLEHNLPGLTLRISKTSLQRRVQLEASGKYDVVFATWTPFGSDAAAYLKFSQSGNVQNVSGYSNPTFDHYYGEITTKYADQPAKRLPIIQRAERLIITKDVPIAPVMQSGLSYLVRPGIGALPVQPNGAINYSAIQP; this is encoded by the coding sequence ATGAATAAGCGGTTGATTGCCGGTATCACGCTTGCAGCTGGCATTATCAGCACAGTCGGCATTGGCGGTTACTTGCGCATGCCGAAAAATGATATTAACACCGGGCACGCCGACGTTTTTCGCACCAGCACCGCGATGCCGATCGAAACGACTGACCCGGCACGGTATAGCGCGCTAGACACCAGCAATATTCTCAGTGCACTCAGCGTCGGTCTGTACACGACAGACAGTGCGGGCAACGCCGTCCCCGCGATGGCAGACGGTAGCCCATCCGTTAGCAAGGACGGCCGCGACTACACTTTCAAGCTGCAAAATGATTACCGCTGGAACGATGGCTCCCCCGTCACGGCAGACGATTACGTTTACGCCTGGCAGCGCGCGGTGGACCCACGTTCACACGCCCGCTACGCCTCACGTTTAGACATCCTAGACAATGCGGCCGCGATTCGCAACGGCACCATGTCACCGGACAAGCTGGCGGTATCGGCCCCCAACGCGACCACGCTGAAATTTAAACTCACCGCGCCGGAACCCTACCTTAAGGAATACCTAGCTGCGACCATCTTCCAGCCGGTCAGCCGCTCCTTTGGCGAACGCGTTGGCTTCGACTACGGGTCATCTGATCGCAAGGTGCTCTCAAATGGCCCCTTCACCATTGCACAATGGTCCGGTCCCAAAGACAAGCATTGGGAACTCAAACGTAACCCCTACTACCCGCACCACGCCAGCATCGGCATGCGGCAAATCCATTTTAGGGTATTAACGCAAGCTGCCGCGCTACAGCGTTACCGGGCCCACCAATTAGACACCGTACTGCTAACGCCCAACGAATTACCGCGCTTCAAGGGCAACCGGGACTTGCACAGTGTCCGGACAGAATCGACGGCCTACCTGTTCTTCAACTCCCAGTCAGGGCCGACCGCCAACGTACACGTCCGGCGCGCGATGGCGACGGGCTTTGACAAGCGGCTCCTCACCCTTAGTAAACTCGCTGATGGCTCCGAGCCACTAAACGGGCTCATCCCAAGCGGTCTGATGCGCACGACCCGCGGCGAGGATTATCGCACCGCAACCGGCAACCTGATGCAGTACGATACTGTCTACGCGGCACAGCAATGGGCACTGGCGCAAAAGGCTTTGGGCCACCGCAAGATAACCCTCACGCTGAACATCGCGGATAACCCCGTCGCGACCACCACGGCCACGTTCATGCAATCGCAGCTCGAACACAACTTGCCTGGTTTGACCTTGAGAATCTCCAAAACCAGCCTCCAACGGCGTGTTCAGCTGGAAGCTAGCGGTAAGTACGACGTCGTCTTTGCCACCTGGACGCCGTTCGGTAGCGATGCCGCGGCGTACCTCAAGTTCAGCCAGAGTGGTAACGTCCAAAACGTTTCGGGCTACAGCAACCCCACCTTCGACCATTACTACGGCGAAATTACAACCAAATACGCGGATCAGCCGGCGAAGCGGTTGCCAATCATCCAGCGCGCTGAACGTCTCATCATCACCAAGGACGTACCGATTGCCCCGGTCATGCAATCCGGGCTGAGCTATCTGGTGCGGCCGGGGATTGGCGCACTACCAGTTCAACCTAATGGCGCCATCAATTACAGCGCAATTCAGCCGTAA
- the thiI gene encoding tRNA uracil 4-sulfurtransferase ThiI, translating into MKYSEIMVRYGELSTKGRNRKAFIGRLNGNVAKTLHDFPELTIRPKRDRLHIELNDLPYEPIMDRLSHVFGIQSFSPSIKVEKDMDKVREAALELMDRTAPKGVTFKVQTKRSDKTFELDTNGMNLALGDYMFDKRPDLTAQMKHPDVTLRVEIRREAIFLSTETVKGAGGLPVGTAGKAAMMLSGGIDSPVAAYLALKRGVDIEMVHFFSPPYTSDNALNKAKELTAKLTPYGGRIDFIAVPFAHIQEEIKAKVPEGYLMTVQRRLMLRLTEAIAHQRGDLAIFNGESVGQVASQTLQSMAAINDVTVMPIVRPVATMDKTEIIEQARKIDTYDLSIMPFEDCCTIFAPPSPKTQPRTDRARHYEQRIDVEGLMAEAMAGLQINSIRPGQEFLNQDQDIIAELL; encoded by the coding sequence GTGAAATATTCAGAAATCATGGTTCGTTACGGCGAACTGTCAACGAAGGGGCGCAACCGTAAAGCCTTTATCGGGCGTTTGAACGGGAACGTTGCGAAGACCTTGCACGACTTCCCAGAGCTGACCATTCGCCCTAAGCGCGACCGCTTGCACATCGAACTGAACGACTTGCCATACGAACCCATCATGGATCGTTTGAGCCACGTCTTCGGTATCCAGAGTTTTTCCCCAAGTATCAAGGTCGAAAAGGACATGGATAAGGTCCGCGAAGCCGCACTTGAGCTCATGGATCGCACTGCGCCCAAGGGTGTGACTTTCAAGGTGCAAACCAAGCGTTCTGACAAGACTTTCGAGCTGGACACGAATGGCATGAACCTCGCCCTCGGTGACTACATGTTCGACAAGCGCCCAGATTTGACCGCGCAGATGAAGCATCCTGACGTGACGTTGCGCGTTGAAATCCGGCGCGAAGCCATCTTCCTCTCCACTGAAACCGTGAAGGGTGCTGGTGGTCTGCCTGTTGGGACCGCTGGGAAGGCCGCGATGATGCTCAGTGGTGGGATTGACTCGCCCGTTGCCGCCTACCTCGCCCTCAAGCGTGGGGTCGATATCGAGATGGTGCACTTCTTCTCCCCACCGTACACGAGTGATAACGCCCTGAATAAGGCGAAGGAACTGACAGCCAAGCTGACCCCATATGGCGGCCGGATTGACTTTATCGCCGTACCATTCGCCCACATTCAGGAAGAAATCAAGGCCAAGGTGCCAGAAGGTTACTTGATGACCGTTCAACGGCGTCTGATGCTGCGGCTCACCGAAGCCATTGCGCACCAGCGCGGCGACCTCGCCATCTTCAATGGGGAATCTGTTGGCCAAGTGGCCAGCCAGACGCTCCAGTCCATGGCGGCGATCAACGACGTCACGGTGATGCCAATCGTGCGCCCCGTTGCGACGATGGATAAAACTGAAATCATTGAACAGGCCCGTAAGATTGATACCTACGACCTGTCCATCATGCCATTCGAGGACTGCTGCACGATTTTCGCGCCACCTTCCCCAAAGACCCAGCCCCGCACCGATCGCGCCCGTCACTACGAGCAGCGTATTGACGTTGAAGGCTTGATGGCAGAAGCCATGGCTGGTCTGCAGATCAACTCCATCCGTCCCGGACAGGAATTCTTGAACCAGGACCAAGACATCATTGCAGAATTGCTGTAA